One Methylosinus sp. C49 DNA segment encodes these proteins:
- a CDS encoding outer membrane beta-barrel protein yields MKSNLLPNGVAAGIALIISAGSVARGEEIPAGVTAMGPSPEEGLAIDGWIVYPSLFIGSVFNDNIYSTATDRRSAVGVRVRPSVQAGLDNGLHKSTAYVSADAQFYPGLGSQFRLSPTPTTDVDPTNVAGRAGINHIWSPFSDLNVYVSADYTRQSGLFGSNFGATAPNVTVPTGYTVSASQQFSNQFSGSVAVEKKISDWFVRATTGVQYVSYDSRPIASLAASGDAQNGLSYRATLRGGMWLSPMFYGFVEPTLDLRRYENSISDTNGYRIVGGLGSELISLFRGEVYGGYQSQSSVQNFSGGEVAKPAFGARLHYYPTPYLTLTATVDQMLAAAAAPTALAGRLGQWSPATLNTQSKLQIDYAISPFWTAYARGGYGETRWTNSPRADTIWAAGGGLSYTFWRNIAISLDYQLQKTSSNVSGVFGAIGYSAASWGFTQNVVSAGVTYRY; encoded by the coding sequence ATGAAGAGCAATTTGCTGCCGAATGGCGTCGCGGCGGGGATCGCGCTCATAATTTCCGCCGGTTCCGTCGCCCGCGGCGAGGAAATTCCGGCCGGCGTCACGGCCATGGGTCCCAGTCCCGAGGAAGGCCTCGCGATCGACGGCTGGATCGTCTATCCGTCCCTCTTCATCGGCTCCGTCTTCAACGACAATATCTACTCCACCGCCACCGATCGGCGCTCGGCCGTCGGCGTGCGCGTGCGGCCGTCGGTCCAGGCGGGCCTCGACAATGGCCTGCACAAATCCACCGCCTATGTGAGCGCCGACGCGCAGTTCTATCCGGGGCTCGGCTCGCAATTTCGGCTGTCGCCGACGCCGACGACCGATGTCGACCCCACCAATGTGGCCGGCCGCGCCGGAATCAATCACATTTGGTCGCCTTTCAGCGACCTCAACGTGTATGTTTCCGCGGATTACACGCGTCAGAGCGGTCTCTTCGGCTCCAATTTCGGAGCCACGGCGCCCAATGTCACCGTTCCGACCGGCTATACAGTGTCGGCCTCGCAGCAATTCTCCAATCAGTTCTCCGGCTCTGTCGCCGTCGAGAAGAAAATTTCCGATTGGTTCGTGCGCGCGACGACCGGCGTCCAATATGTCTCCTACGACAGCCGGCCGATCGCCTCGCTCGCCGCGAGCGGCGACGCGCAGAACGGATTGAGCTACAGGGCTACGCTGCGCGGCGGAATGTGGCTCTCGCCGATGTTTTACGGCTTCGTCGAGCCGACGCTCGATCTGCGCCGCTATGAGAACTCGATCTCCGACACCAATGGCTATCGCATCGTCGGTGGTCTCGGCTCGGAGCTCATCAGCCTGTTCCGCGGCGAGGTCTATGGCGGCTATCAGAGCCAGTCGAGCGTGCAGAATTTTTCCGGCGGCGAGGTCGCCAAACCCGCCTTCGGCGCGCGGCTGCATTATTATCCGACGCCCTATCTGACATTGACCGCGACGGTCGACCAAATGCTCGCCGCCGCCGCCGCGCCGACAGCCCTTGCGGGTCGTCTCGGCCAATGGTCCCCGGCGACGCTCAACACGCAATCCAAGCTGCAGATCGACTACGCCATCTCTCCCTTCTGGACCGCCTATGCGCGCGGCGGCTATGGCGAGACGCGCTGGACCAATTCGCCGCGCGCCGACACCATTTGGGCGGCCGGCGGCGGCCTCAGCTACACATTCTGGCGCAACATAGCGATCTCGCTGGATTATCAGCTTCAGAAGACCAGCTCCAATGTCAGCGGCGTCTTCGGCGCCATCGGCTATTCCGCGGCGAGCTGGGGATTTACGCAGAATGTCGTGTCGGCCGGCGTGACCTATCGCTATTGA
- a CDS encoding polysaccharide biosynthesis/export family protein: protein MSFFRSAGLCLSLSLLLMGCDGGSNLGPVSAEEREALIRNAATTAPNLQPGEKIRVTVFGEDRLSGEYEIDPAGFISLPLAGTVKAAGFSKPQLEQELAKKFRGEYLRNPKVTVDVASFRPFYIMGEVGKPGEYSFKSGLNVMSAIALAGGSTYRASRSTVLIQHVGEQGFKEYPLAPTIPVLPGDLVRVPERYF from the coding sequence ATGTCGTTTTTCCGTTCCGCCGGCCTCTGCCTCTCGCTCTCTCTCCTGCTCATGGGATGCGACGGCGGCTCCAACCTCGGTCCTGTCTCGGCGGAAGAGCGCGAGGCGCTGATTCGCAATGCGGCCACCACCGCGCCAAATCTGCAGCCCGGCGAGAAAATCCGCGTGACCGTCTTCGGCGAGGACCGCCTCTCCGGCGAATATGAGATCGATCCCGCCGGCTTTATTTCGCTGCCGCTGGCCGGCACGGTGAAGGCGGCCGGCTTCAGCAAGCCGCAGCTCGAACAGGAATTGGCCAAAAAATTCCGCGGCGAATATCTGCGCAATCCCAAGGTGACAGTCGATGTCGCGAGCTTTCGCCCCTTCTACATTATGGGCGAGGTCGGCAAGCCCGGCGAATATTCGTTCAAGAGCGGACTCAATGTGATGAGCGCGATAGCGCTCGCCGGCGGCTCCACCTATCGAGCCAGTCGGTCGACCGTTCTCATCCAGCATGTGGGCGAGCAGGGCTTCAAGGAATATCCGCTGGCGCCGACCATTCCCGTGCTGCCCGGCGATCTCGTGCGCGTGCCGGAGCGCTATTTTTGA
- a CDS encoding TadE/TadG family type IV pilus assembly protein, with translation MRSEDIDKGAAKPRARGAGLLACRRGAAIVEFAFIAAPLFAILIAICQVGVVFLAQQELESAVEKSARKLLTGEVQKGKLDQTQFKNTVCGGLTALFNCTQLIVDLQTASAFSSVDTSAPVLTYDSSGNVTNSWKFQTGGVGSVLVLRVIYQFPVVGGPLGFNLANLPNGRRLLMSTAVFQVEPYS, from the coding sequence ATGCGCAGCGAGGACATCGACAAAGGAGCGGCGAAGCCGCGCGCCCGCGGCGCGGGGCTGCTCGCCTGTCGGCGGGGCGCCGCGATCGTCGAATTCGCCTTCATCGCGGCTCCGCTGTTTGCGATTCTGATCGCGATCTGCCAGGTCGGCGTGGTGTTTCTCGCGCAGCAGGAGCTGGAATCCGCCGTCGAGAAATCGGCGCGCAAGCTTCTTACCGGCGAGGTGCAGAAGGGCAAGCTCGACCAGACGCAATTCAAGAACACGGTCTGCGGCGGACTGACGGCGCTCTTCAACTGCACGCAGCTGATCGTCGATCTGCAGACGGCGAGCGCCTTCTCCTCCGTTGACACATCGGCGCCCGTCCTCACCTATGATTCCAGTGGCAATGTCACCAATAGCTGGAAATTCCAGACCGGCGGCGTCGGCAGCGTTCTCGTGCTGCGCGTGATCTATCAATTCCCCGTCGTCGGTGGACCGCTCGGATTCAATCTCGCCAATCTGCCGAATGGCAGGCGTTTATTGATGTCGACCGCCGTATTCCAGGTCGAGCCCTACTCGTAA
- a CDS encoding pilus assembly protein: MIAVEFALMIPIAVLILVSEFTLGEAISISRKVAITGRTLTDLVARRASVSTADLTTILNASTQIIAPFSTANLTIILAELTTDEKGETTKIVWNEPFNTTKLVDGSTFVLPAGMAQASTSLIYAYVRYNYTPPFGAKIIPAVPIRYTFYINPRITSSVPRVD; encoded by the coding sequence ATGATCGCGGTCGAATTCGCGCTGATGATCCCGATCGCCGTGCTGATCCTCGTCAGCGAGTTCACGCTCGGCGAGGCGATCAGCATCAGTCGCAAGGTGGCGATCACCGGCCGCACGCTGACCGATCTCGTCGCGCGGCGCGCGAGCGTGTCGACAGCCGATCTCACGACGATATTGAACGCCTCGACGCAGATCATCGCGCCTTTCTCGACCGCCAATCTGACGATCATACTCGCCGAGCTCACGACCGATGAGAAAGGCGAGACAACAAAGATCGTGTGGAACGAGCCCTTCAACACGACGAAACTCGTCGATGGCTCGACCTTCGTGCTTCCGGCCGGCATGGCGCAGGCGAGCACGTCGCTGATCTACGCCTATGTGCGCTATAATTACACGCCGCCTTTCGGCGCCAAGATAATCCCGGCCGTGCCGATCCGCTACACATTCTACATCAACCCCCGCATCACCTCATCCGTTCCCCGGGTGGATTGA
- a CDS encoding pilus assembly protein TadG-related protein, translating into MAARHMMMFRTLGKFFAHRGGNVAIIFALTAIPLMIAAGGAIDYANAGRIKTQLYAAADAAALAATTPPMMLKSWTVAKAAARTMFAAQMAQITRVTYDAASLTVDGDDDPAPGSMTRKVSVTYTTKVQNSFGGFYGLPTSNIKVTASATATTARNIDFYLLLDNSPSMELPATQAGVNAMNAFGCAFACHEKNVSDNEYTTHYPGWGTIDSYSYAENNGIKLRIDNVRDAAKSLATTAQSTMASNGATYRLAAYSFNYGVTMMQNLVPTTSGNVSHIQSNIGAMTPPLMDSNNVLAANTSYTYPTSSSTYDTVTTGGALNTNDAMTDLNQALTRLNATMPAPGSGARVAGDKPQEVLMLVSDGVIDASYYSSGTCTTSLNWGYSNAYGSFYRCLQPVDTSFCTTIKNRGIRIAVLYTTYYPVPSNGFYQGTVATFASQIADNMKSCASSPDLFFEVNTGGDISSALSTLFLNAVSSASRLTQ; encoded by the coding sequence ATGGCCGCGCGACACATGATGATGTTTCGGACTCTCGGCAAATTCTTCGCTCATCGAGGAGGCAATGTCGCGATCATATTCGCGCTGACGGCGATTCCTCTGATGATCGCCGCCGGCGGCGCCATTGATTATGCGAACGCCGGGCGCATCAAGACGCAGCTCTACGCCGCGGCCGACGCCGCCGCGCTCGCGGCGACGACACCGCCGATGATGCTGAAGTCTTGGACCGTCGCCAAGGCGGCGGCGAGGACGATGTTCGCCGCTCAGATGGCGCAGATCACGCGAGTGACTTATGACGCCGCCAGTCTCACGGTCGACGGCGACGACGATCCTGCGCCCGGCTCCATGACACGCAAGGTGTCGGTCACCTATACGACAAAGGTGCAGAATTCTTTCGGCGGCTTCTACGGCTTGCCGACATCGAACATAAAGGTGACAGCCTCGGCGACCGCGACGACGGCCCGCAATATCGATTTTTATCTGCTGCTCGACAATTCGCCGTCTATGGAGCTGCCCGCCACGCAGGCGGGCGTCAATGCGATGAACGCCTTCGGATGCGCCTTCGCCTGCCATGAGAAGAATGTCAGCGACAATGAATATACGACGCATTATCCCGGCTGGGGGACGATCGACAGCTATTCCTACGCCGAGAACAACGGAATAAAGCTGCGCATCGACAATGTTCGGGACGCGGCTAAGAGCCTCGCCACGACCGCGCAATCGACGATGGCCTCCAATGGCGCGACCTATCGCCTTGCGGCCTATAGCTTCAATTACGGCGTGACGATGATGCAGAATCTCGTCCCGACGACGAGCGGAAATGTGAGCCACATCCAGTCCAATATCGGGGCGATGACGCCGCCGCTGATGGATTCGAACAATGTGCTCGCGGCCAATACGTCCTACACCTATCCGACCAGCAGCTCGACCTACGATACGGTCACGACCGGCGGCGCGTTGAACACCAATGACGCGATGACCGATCTCAATCAGGCGCTCACCAGATTGAACGCGACCATGCCGGCGCCCGGCAGCGGCGCCCGCGTCGCCGGCGACAAGCCGCAGGAAGTGCTGATGCTCGTTTCCGATGGCGTCATCGATGCGAGCTATTATTCCAGCGGAACCTGCACGACTTCGCTGAATTGGGGATATTCGAACGCCTATGGCTCGTTTTATCGTTGCTTGCAGCCGGTCGACACCTCCTTCTGCACGACGATCAAGAACCGCGGAATTCGGATCGCGGTTCTCTACACGACCTATTATCCCGTGCCGAGCAATGGCTTCTACCAGGGGACCGTCGCCACCTTCGCATCGCAGATCGCCGACAATATGAAGAGCTGCGCCTCTTCCCCCGATCTCTTCTTCGAGGTGAACACGGGCGGCGACATCAGCTCGGCGCTGTCGACCCTGTTCTTGAACGCCGTTTCTTCCGCCTCGCGTCTCACGCAGTAG
- a CDS encoding four-helix bundle copper-binding protein — protein sequence MERREFVAAAVGAAAALSAAHALAEDQTTNPHAGHMMHGPKFQALMKTSAECVSTGNECLRHCFGMLSMNDTSMAGCTKAAYDLVAACAALESLAAVNSTFTPTLAKAVGDICMACKKECDRFPQYAECKACGDACKACAEECRKVSV from the coding sequence ATGGAACGTCGTGAATTCGTCGCCGCCGCCGTCGGCGCGGCCGCCGCCCTCTCCGCCGCGCACGCGCTGGCCGAGGATCAGACCACCAATCCGCATGCCGGGCACATGATGCATGGACCGAAATTTCAGGCGCTGATGAAGACCAGCGCCGAATGCGTCTCCACCGGCAACGAATGCCTGCGCCATTGCTTCGGCATGCTGTCGATGAACGACACCAGCATGGCCGGTTGCACCAAGGCCGCCTATGATCTCGTCGCCGCCTGCGCCGCGCTCGAATCGCTGGCGGCGGTGAACTCGACCTTCACGCCGACGCTGGCGAAGGCCGTGGGCGACATATGCATGGCCTGCAAGAAGGAATGCGACCGCTTCCCGCAATATGCGGAATGCAAGGCCTGCGGCGACGCTTGCAAGGCCTGCGCGGAGGAGTGCCGCAAGGTCTCCGTCTAG